In Mycobacterium tuberculosis H37Rv, a single window of DNA contains:
- the fadE31 gene encoding acyl-CoA dehydrogenase FadE31 — protein MDLNFDDETLAFQAEVREFLAANAASIPTKSYDNAEGFAQHRYWDRVLFDAGLSVITWPAKYGGRDAPLLHWIVFEEEYFRAGAPGRASANGTSMLAPTLFAHGTAEQLDRILPKMASGEQIWAQAWSEPESGSDLASLRSTASKVDGGWLLNGQKIWSSRAPFADMGFGLFRSDPAVERHRGLTYFMFDLKAKGVTVRPIAQLGGDTGFGEIFLDDVFVPDRDVIGAPNDGWRAAMSTSSNERGMSLRSPARFLASAERLVQLWKDRGSPPEFADRVADAWIKAQAYRLQTFGTVTRLAAGGELGAESSVTKVFWSELDVHLHQTALDLRGADGELAGPWTEGLLFALGGPIYAGTNEIQRNIIAERLLGLPREKT, from the coding sequence ATGGACCTGAATTTCGACGACGAGACCCTGGCCTTTCAGGCCGAGGTGCGCGAGTTCCTCGCCGCCAATGCCGCATCGATCCCGACGAAGTCCTACGACAATGCGGAAGGCTTTGCGCAACACCGTTATTGGGACCGAGTACTGTTCGACGCGGGCCTGTCGGTGATCACCTGGCCGGCTAAGTATGGTGGCCGGGACGCGCCGCTGCTGCACTGGATCGTGTTCGAGGAGGAGTACTTTCGCGCCGGCGCCCCGGGCCGGGCCAGCGCCAACGGCACCTCGATGCTGGCGCCGACGCTGTTCGCGCACGGCACAGCCGAACAGCTTGACCGGATCCTGCCGAAAATGGCTAGCGGCGAACAGATCTGGGCGCAGGCCTGGTCGGAGCCGGAATCCGGCAGCGACCTGGCGTCGCTGCGCTCCACCGCGAGCAAGGTCGACGGCGGCTGGCTACTCAACGGGCAGAAGATCTGGAGCTCGCGGGCGCCGTTCGCCGACATGGGTTTTGGGCTGTTCCGCTCCGATCCCGCGGTCGAACGGCACCGCGGGCTCACGTATTTCATGTTCGACCTGAAAGCCAAGGGTGTTACCGTGCGCCCAATCGCCCAACTGGGCGGCGACACCGGTTTCGGTGAGATCTTTCTCGACGACGTGTTCGTCCCCGACCGGGATGTGATTGGGGCACCGAACGACGGATGGCGCGCGGCCATGAGCACGTCAAGCAACGAGCGCGGCATGTCGCTGCGCAGCCCAGCCCGCTTCCTGGCCTCCGCCGAACGGCTGGTCCAGCTGTGGAAGGACCGCGGCTCGCCCCCGGAGTTCGCCGACCGGGTCGCCGACGCCTGGATCAAGGCGCAGGCCTACCGGCTGCAGACCTTCGGCACGGTGACCAGGCTGGCCGCCGGTGGCGAACTGGGGGCGGAATCGTCGGTGACCAAGGTGTTCTGGTCCGAGCTGGACGTGCACTTGCATCAGACCGCGCTCGACCTGCGCGGCGCCGATGGGGAGCTGGCCGGCCCGTGGACCGAGGGGTTGCTGTTCGCCCTGGGCGGCCCGATCTATGCCGGGACCAACGAAATCCAGCGCAACATCATTGCCGAACGGCTGCTGGGCCTGCCACGCGAGAAGACGTGA
- the fadE32 gene encoding acyl-CoA dehydrogenase FadE32, which translates to MTMEFALNEQQRDFAASIDAALGAADLPGVVRAWAAGDVAPGRKVWQQLANLGVTALGVAEKFDGLGASPVDLVVALERLGRWCVPGPVTESIAVAPILLAHDDQAERSHGLASGELIATVAMPPRVPRAVDADTAGLVLLAGDGSVTEGTPGDCHRSVDPSRRLYEVAASGQAWRAPKDVVARAYEFGALATAAQLVGAGQALLEAAVNYAKQRTQFGRAIGSYQAIKHKLADVHIAIELACPLVYGAAVSLEPRDVSAAKAAASEAALLAARWALQTHGAIGFTCEHDLSLWLLRVQALHSAWGTPQEHRRRVLEAL; encoded by the coding sequence GTGACCATGGAATTCGCACTCAACGAACAGCAGCGCGACTTCGCGGCCAGCATCGACGCGGCGCTCGGCGCCGCCGACCTGCCCGGCGTCGTCCGTGCTTGGGCTGCCGGTGATGTGGCGCCCGGCCGCAAGGTGTGGCAGCAGTTGGCCAACCTGGGCGTCACCGCGTTGGGCGTAGCGGAGAAGTTCGACGGACTGGGTGCCAGTCCGGTCGATCTGGTTGTCGCGCTCGAACGTCTCGGGCGCTGGTGCGTGCCCGGCCCGGTCACCGAATCCATTGCCGTGGCACCGATTCTGCTGGCTCATGATGATCAGGCTGAACGCAGCCATGGGCTAGCTTCCGGTGAGCTCATCGCCACCGTGGCCATGCCGCCGCGGGTTCCGCGCGCCGTCGACGCCGACACCGCCGGGCTGGTACTGCTCGCGGGCGATGGCAGCGTCACCGAAGGGACGCCGGGTGATTGCCACCGGTCCGTCGACCCCAGCCGGCGGCTGTATGAGGTGGCGGCATCCGGCCAGGCCTGGCGGGCCCCGAAAGACGTAGTGGCGCGCGCCTATGAGTTCGGGGCGCTGGCCACCGCCGCACAACTGGTCGGCGCCGGGCAGGCGCTGCTGGAGGCCGCCGTCAACTACGCCAAACAGCGCACGCAGTTCGGCCGGGCGATCGGCTCGTATCAGGCCATCAAGCACAAACTCGCCGACGTGCACATTGCGATCGAGCTGGCCTGCCCCCTGGTTTACGGCGCGGCCGTGTCACTCGAGCCGCGCGATGTCAGCGCCGCCAAAGCCGCCGCGAGCGAGGCGGCTCTGCTGGCGGCACGCTGGGCGTTGCAGACCCACGGCGCCATCGGGTTCACCTGCGAGCATGACCTGTCGCTGTGGTTGTTGCGGGTGCAGGCGTTGCACTCGGCCTGGGGTACGCCGCAGGAGCATCGGCGGCGTGTGCTGGAGGCGCTATGA
- the fadE33 gene encoding acyl-CoA dehydrogenase FadE33, whose protein sequence is MTPPEERQMLRETVASLVAKHAGPAAVRAAMASDRGYDESLWRLLCEQVGAAALVIPEELGGAGGELADAAIVVQELGRALVPSPLLGTTLAELALLAAAKPDAQALTELAQGSAIGALVLDPDYVVNGDIADIVVAATSGQLTRWTRFSAQPVATMDPTRRLARLQSEETEPLCPDPGIADTAAILLAAEQIGAAERCLQLTVEYAKSRVQFGRPIGSFQALKHRMADLYVTIAAARAVVADACHAPTPTNAATARLAASEALSTAAAEGIQLHGGIAITWEHDMHLYFKRAHGSAQLLESPREVLRRLESEVWESP, encoded by the coding sequence ATGACCCCCCCTGAAGAACGGCAGATGCTACGGGAAACCGTCGCCTCCCTGGTGGCTAAGCATGCCGGCCCGGCGGCGGTGCGCGCAGCGATGGCCTCCGACCGCGGCTACGACGAATCGCTGTGGCGGCTGCTATGTGAGCAGGTCGGTGCCGCCGCGCTGGTCATTCCGGAGGAGCTGGGCGGCGCGGGCGGTGAACTCGCCGATGCCGCGATCGTCGTGCAGGAGCTGGGCCGGGCGCTGGTGCCTTCTCCGCTGCTGGGCACCACGCTGGCGGAGCTGGCGCTGCTGGCCGCAGCTAAGCCGGATGCGCAAGCACTCACGGAGCTTGCCCAAGGCAGCGCGATCGGCGCGCTGGTGTTGGACCCCGACTACGTGGTCAACGGCGACATCGCCGATATCGTCGTCGCCGCCACCAGCGGGCAGCTGACCAGGTGGACTCGCTTTAGCGCGCAGCCCGTCGCCACCATGGACCCCACTCGCCGGCTGGCCCGCCTGCAATCCGAAGAGACCGAGCCGCTGTGCCCCGATCCCGGAATCGCCGACACCGCAGCAATCCTGTTGGCGGCCGAGCAGATCGGCGCCGCCGAACGCTGCCTGCAGCTGACCGTCGAATACGCCAAGAGCCGAGTGCAATTCGGCCGCCCGATCGGCAGTTTCCAGGCCCTCAAGCATCGGATGGCCGACCTGTATGTGACCATCGCCGCGGCCCGGGCCGTCGTCGCCGACGCCTGCCACGCGCCCACACCCACCAACGCCGCCACCGCGCGGCTGGCCGCCAGCGAGGCGTTGAGCACCGCGGCGGCCGAGGGCATCCAACTGCACGGCGGCATCGCGATCACCTGGGAACACGACATGCACCTGTATTTCAAACGAGCGCACGGCAGTGCACAATTGCTCGAGTCGCCACGAGAGGTGCTGCGCCGTTTGGAATCTGAGGTGTGGGAGTCGCCGTGA
- the aspB gene encoding aspartate aminotransferase AspB (transaminase A (ASPAT) (glutamic--oxaloacetic transaminase) (glutamic--aspartic transaminase)), translating into MTDRVALRAGVPPFYVMDVWLAAAERQRTHGDLVNLSAGQPSAGAPEPVRAAAAAALHLNQLGYSVALGIPELRDAIAADYQRRHGITVEPDAVVITTGSSGGFLLAFLACFDAGDRVAMASPGYPCYRNILSALGCEVVEIPCGPQTRFQPTAQMLAEIDPPLRGVVVASPANPTGTVIPPEELAAIASWCDASDVRLISDEVYHGLVYQGAPQTSCAWQTSRNAVVVNSFSKYYAMTGWRLGWLLVPTVLRRAVDCLTGNFTICPPVLSQIAAVSAFTPEATAEADGNLASYAINRSLLLDGLRRIGIDRLAPTDGAFYVYADVSDFTSDSLAFCSKLLADTGVAIAPGIDFDTARGGSFVRISFAGPSGDIEEALRRIGSWLPSQ; encoded by the coding sequence GTGACGGATCGTGTCGCCCTGCGTGCCGGCGTTCCCCCGTTCTACGTGATGGACGTCTGGTTGGCGGCCGCGGAGCGCCAGCGCACCCATGGGGATCTGGTGAATCTTTCGGCGGGCCAACCCAGTGCGGGCGCTCCGGAACCGGTGCGTGCGGCCGCGGCCGCCGCCCTGCATCTCAACCAGTTGGGATACTCGGTGGCGCTGGGTATTCCGGAGCTGCGCGACGCTATCGCCGCGGATTACCAACGCCGGCATGGCATCACCGTCGAACCCGATGCGGTGGTGATCACCACGGGCTCCTCGGGCGGCTTTCTGCTCGCGTTTCTGGCGTGCTTCGACGCCGGTGATCGGGTCGCGATGGCCAGTCCCGGCTACCCGTGCTACCGGAATATCCTGTCAGCGCTGGGATGTGAGGTCGTGGAGATCCCGTGCGGACCGCAGACCCGATTCCAACCGACCGCGCAGATGCTGGCCGAGATCGACCCACCGCTGCGCGGTGTCGTCGTCGCCAGCCCGGCCAACCCGACCGGAACCGTCATCCCGCCCGAAGAACTGGCGGCCATCGCGTCGTGGTGTGACGCATCGGATGTCCGGTTGATCAGTGATGAGGTCTACCACGGCCTGGTGTACCAGGGGGCACCGCAAACCAGCTGCGCCTGGCAGACGTCGCGAAACGCGGTGGTAGTCAACAGCTTTTCCAAGTATTACGCGATGACGGGCTGGCGGCTGGGCTGGCTGCTGGTGCCGACGGTGCTGCGCCGCGCGGTGGACTGCCTGACCGGCAACTTCACCATCTGCCCGCCGGTCTTGTCGCAGATCGCCGCGGTGTCCGCGTTCACCCCGGAGGCGACCGCCGAGGCCGACGGCAACCTGGCCAGCTACGCGATCAACCGCTCGCTGTTGCTGGACGGTCTGCGTCGCATCGGCATCGACCGGCTGGCACCCACCGACGGCGCATTCTACGTCTACGCCGACGTCTCGGACTTCACCAGCGATTCGCTGGCCTTCTGCTCAAAGTTGCTGGCCGACACCGGTGTTGCGATCGCACCCGGAATCGATTTCGACACCGCACGGGGGGGTTCGTTTGTTCGGATATCGTTTGCCGGGCCAAGCGGCGACATCGAAGAAGCCTTACGGCGCATCGGCTCCTGGCTGCCGAGCCAATAG
- the nat gene encoding arylamine N-acetyltransferase (Nat (arylamine acetylase)) yields MALDLTAYFDRINYRGATDPTLDVLQDLVTVHSRTIPFENLDPLLGVPVDDLSPQALADKLVLRRRGGYCFEHNGLMGYVLAELGYRVRRFAARVVWKLAPDAPLPPQTHTLLGVTFPGSGGCYLVDVGFGGQTPTSPLRLETGAVQPTTHEPYRLEDRVDGFVLQAMVRDTWQTLYEFTTQTRPQIDLKVASWYASTHPASKFVTGLTAAVITDDARWNLSGRDLAVHRAGGTEKIRLADAAAVVDTLSERFGINVADIGERGALETRIDELLARQPGADAP; encoded by the coding sequence ATGGCACTGGATCTGACCGCGTACTTCGATCGCATCAACTATCGCGGCGCTACCGATCCAACCCTGGATGTTCTGCAGGATCTGGTGACCGTGCACAGTCGAACGATTCCGTTCGAGAACCTCGACCCGCTGCTGGGGGTGCCGGTCGACGACCTCAGTCCACAGGCGCTGGCCGACAAGCTGGTACTTCGGCGCCGAGGCGGGTACTGCTTTGAGCACAACGGGCTGATGGGTTATGTGCTGGCCGAACTCGGCTATCGGGTGCGCCGATTCGCCGCCCGCGTCGTCTGGAAGCTCGCGCCGGACGCGCCCCTGCCGCCGCAGACGCACACCCTGCTGGGGGTCACGTTCCCCGGCTCGGGCGGATGCTATCTCGTCGACGTCGGATTCGGCGGCCAAACACCGACCTCACCGCTTCGCCTCGAAACCGGCGCCGTCCAGCCGACAACGCACGAACCTTATCGGCTCGAGGACCGCGTCGACGGCTTTGTCTTGCAGGCGATGGTCCGGGACACATGGCAGACACTGTACGAATTCACCACCCAGACCCGCCCGCAGATCGATCTGAAAGTGGCCAGCTGGTACGCCTCAACACACCCGGCATCGAAGTTCGTCACGGGACTGACCGCCGCGGTGATCACCGACGACGCCCGGTGGAACCTATCTGGCCGCGACCTTGCCGTTCACCGTGCCGGTGGTACCGAGAAGATCCGCCTTGCCGATGCGGCAGCGGTTGTCGACACCCTGAGCGAACGGTTCGGGATCAACGTGGCAGATATCGGCGAGCGCGGCGCGCTCGAGACGCGCATCGACGAGCTATTGGCTCGGCAGCCAGGAGCCGATGCGCCGTAA
- the hsaB gene encoding flavin-dependent monooxygenase reductase subunit HsaB has product MSAQIDPRTFRSVLGQFCTGITVITTVHDDVPVGFACQSFAALSLEPPLVLFCPTKVSRSWQAIEASGRFCVNVLTEKQKDVSARFGSKEPDKFAGIDWRPSELGSPIIEGSLAYIDCTVASVHDGGDHFVVFGAVESLSEVPAVKPRPLLFYRGDYTGIEPEKTTPAHWRDDLEAFLITTTQDTWL; this is encoded by the coding sequence ATGTCGGCTCAGATCGATCCACGCACGTTCCGCTCCGTGCTCGGTCAGTTCTGTACGGGGATCACTGTCATCACCACTGTGCACGACGACGTGCCCGTCGGGTTTGCGTGCCAGTCGTTCGCGGCGCTGTCGTTGGAACCGCCGTTGGTGCTGTTCTGCCCCACTAAGGTGTCGCGGTCCTGGCAGGCCATCGAGGCCAGCGGCCGGTTCTGCGTCAACGTACTGACCGAAAAGCAGAAAGACGTCTCGGCGCGATTCGGCTCGAAGGAGCCGGACAAGTTCGCCGGTATCGATTGGCGCCCTTCGGAACTAGGCTCACCGATCATCGAGGGATCGCTGGCCTACATTGACTGCACGGTGGCGTCGGTGCACGACGGCGGCGATCACTTCGTGGTGTTCGGTGCCGTCGAGTCACTGTCAGAGGTCCCGGCGGTCAAGCCGCGGCCGCTGCTGTTCTATCGCGGCGACTACACCGGCATCGAGCCGGAAAAGACCACGCCGGCGCACTGGCGCGACGACCTGGAGGCTTTCCTCATCACCACCACCCAGGACACCTGGCTCTAG
- the hsaC gene encoding extradiol dioxygenase (iron-dependent; 3,4-DHSA dioxygenase), protein MSIRSLGYLRIEATDMAAWREYGLKVLGMVEGKGAPEGALYLRMDDFPARLVVVPGEHDRLLEAGWECANAEGLQEIRNRLDLEGTPYKEATAAELADRRVDEMIRFADPSGNCLEVFHGTALEHRRVVSPYGHRFVTGEQGMGHVVLSTRDDAEALHFYRDVLGFRLRDSMRLPPQMVGRPADGPPAWLRFFGCNPRHHSLAFLPMPTSSGIVHLMVEVEQADDVGLCLDRALRRKVPMSATLGRHVNDLMLSFYMKTPGGFDIEFGCEGRQVDDRDWIARESTAVSLWGHDFTVGARG, encoded by the coding sequence ATGAGCATCCGGTCGCTGGGCTATCTGCGCATCGAGGCCACTGACATGGCTGCCTGGCGGGAGTATGGACTGAAGGTCCTGGGCATGGTCGAGGGCAAAGGGGCCCCAGAAGGGGCCCTGTATCTGCGGATGGATGACTTTCCGGCCCGGCTGGTGGTCGTGCCCGGTGAGCACGACAGGCTGTTGGAGGCCGGTTGGGAATGCGCGAATGCCGAAGGCCTGCAGGAAATCCGGAACCGCCTGGATTTGGAGGGCACGCCGTACAAAGAGGCCACCGCCGCCGAGCTGGCCGATCGCCGGGTGGACGAGATGATCCGGTTTGCCGACCCTTCCGGCAATTGCCTGGAGGTCTTCCACGGTACCGCGCTGGAACACCGCCGAGTGGTCAGCCCGTATGGGCACAGGTTCGTCACCGGTGAGCAGGGTATGGGCCATGTGGTGCTGTCCACCCGCGACGATGCTGAGGCGTTGCATTTCTACCGAGACGTGCTCGGCTTTCGGCTGCGTGACTCGATGCGGCTACCGCCACAGATGGTAGGGCGGCCCGCCGACGGGCCGCCAGCCTGGCTGCGTTTCTTCGGCTGTAACCCGCGTCACCACTCGTTGGCCTTCCTGCCGATGCCGACGTCCAGCGGCATCGTGCACCTGATGGTCGAGGTCGAGCAGGCCGACGACGTGGGCCTGTGCCTGGACCGGGCGTTGCGGCGCAAGGTGCCGATGTCGGCCACCCTGGGCCGGCATGTCAACGACCTGATGCTGTCGTTCTACATGAAGACGCCCGGTGGCTTCGACATCGAATTCGGTTGTGAGGGCAGGCAAGTCGACGATCGGGACTGGATCGCCCGGGAGAGTACTGCGGTCAGCCTATGGGGTCACGATTTCACCGTAGGCGCTCGCGGCTAG
- the hsaD gene encoding 4,5-9,10-diseco-3-hydroxy-5,9,17-trioxoandrosta-1(10),2-diene-4-oate hydrolase (4,9-DHSA hydrolase) has protein sequence MTATEELTFESTSRFAEVDVDGPLKLHYHEAGVGNDQTVVLLHGGGPGAASWTNFSRNIAVLARHFHVLAVDQPGYGHSDKRAEHGQFNRYAAMALKGLFDQLGLGRVPLVGNSLGGGTAVRFALDYPARAGRLVLMGPGGLSINLFAPDPTEGVKRLSKFSVAPTRENLEAFLRVMVYDKNLITPELVDQRFALASTPESLTATRAMGKSFAGADFEAGMMWREVYRLRQPVLLIWGREDRVNPLDGALVALKTIPRAQLHVFGQCGHWVQVEKFDEFNKLTIEFLGGGR, from the coding sequence ATGACAGCTACCGAGGAATTGACGTTCGAATCCACCTCGCGCTTTGCGGAAGTGGACGTCGACGGGCCGCTGAAACTGCACTACCACGAGGCCGGCGTGGGCAACGACCAGACGGTGGTGCTACTGCACGGCGGTGGGCCCGGCGCGGCGAGCTGGACGAACTTCTCGCGTAATATCGCGGTGCTGGCGCGGCACTTTCATGTGCTGGCCGTCGACCAGCCCGGTTACGGCCATTCCGACAAGCGGGCCGAGCACGGCCAGTTCAATCGCTATGCCGCGATGGCGCTGAAGGGGCTCTTCGATCAGCTGGGGCTGGGGCGGGTACCGCTGGTGGGCAACTCGTTGGGCGGGGGAACCGCGGTCCGGTTTGCGCTGGACTACCCGGCCCGGGCAGGACGGTTAGTGCTGATGGGCCCGGGGGGCCTGAGTATCAACCTGTTTGCGCCCGACCCGACCGAGGGAGTCAAACGGCTGTCGAAGTTCTCCGTTGCGCCCACCCGGGAGAACCTCGAGGCGTTCCTGCGGGTCATGGTCTACGACAAGAACCTGATCACCCCCGAGTTGGTGGATCAGCGGTTTGCGCTGGCCAGCACCCCGGAGTCGTTGACGGCAACACGGGCGATGGGAAAGTCGTTCGCCGGAGCCGACTTCGAGGCCGGCATGATGTGGCGCGAGGTGTATCGGCTGCGCCAGCCGGTGTTGCTGATCTGGGGTCGTGAGGACCGGGTCAACCCGCTGGACGGCGCGCTGGTTGCGTTGAAAACGATTCCGCGTGCGCAGCTGCACGTATTCGGGCAGTGTGGGCATTGGGTGCAGGTGGAGAAGTTCGACGAGTTCAACAAGCTGACGATTGAATTTCTGGGAGGTGGCAGATGA
- the hsaA gene encoding flavin-dependent monooxygenase oxygenase subunit HsaA: protein MTSIQQRDAQSVLAAIDNLLPEIRDRAQATEDLRRLPDETVKALDDVGFFTLLQPQQWGGLQCDPALFFEATRRLASVCGSTGWVSSIVGVHNWHLALFDQRAQEEVWGEDPSTRISSSYAPMGAGVVVDGGYLVNGSWNWSSGCDHASWTFVGGPVIKDGRPVDFGSFLIPRSEYEIKDVWYVVGLRGTGSNTLVVKDVFVPRHRFLSYKAMNDHTAGGLATNSAPVYKMPWGTMHPTTISAPIVGMAYGAYAAHVEHQGKRVRAAFAGEKAKDDPFAKVRIAEAASDIDAAWRQLIGNVSDEYALLAAGKEIPFELRARARRDQVRATGRSIASIDRLFEASGATALSNEAPIQRFWRDAHAGRVHAANDPERAYVIFGNHEFGLPPGDTMV from the coding sequence GTGACGTCCATTCAACAGCGTGATGCTCAGTCTGTCTTGGCTGCCATCGATAATCTGCTGCCGGAGATTCGGGATCGCGCCCAGGCCACGGAGGATCTGCGGCGGCTGCCCGACGAGACCGTCAAGGCGCTCGACGACGTCGGCTTCTTCACCCTGTTGCAGCCGCAGCAGTGGGGCGGACTGCAGTGCGACCCTGCGCTGTTCTTCGAGGCGACGCGTCGACTGGCGAGCGTGTGTGGTTCCACCGGGTGGGTGAGCTCAATCGTCGGCGTGCACAACTGGCATCTGGCGCTGTTCGACCAACGGGCCCAAGAGGAGGTCTGGGGCGAGGACCCGAGTACGCGGATCTCGTCCTCGTACGCACCGATGGGGGCGGGCGTGGTGGTCGACGGTGGCTACCTGGTCAACGGGTCGTGGAACTGGTCCTCGGGCTGCGACCATGCCAGCTGGACGTTCGTCGGCGGCCCGGTCATCAAGGACGGCCGGCCGGTGGACTTCGGCAGTTTCCTGATCCCGCGCAGCGAATACGAGATCAAGGACGTGTGGTACGTGGTCGGCTTACGTGGTACCGGCAGCAACACCCTGGTGGTCAAGGATGTCTTTGTGCCCCGGCACCGGTTCTTGTCGTACAAGGCGATGAACGACCACACCGCGGGAGGGCTGGCGACCAACAGCGCACCTGTCTATAAAATGCCATGGGGCACAATGCATCCCACTACGATTTCGGCGCCGATTGTCGGCATGGCCTACGGTGCCTACGCCGCGCACGTCGAGCACCAGGGCAAGCGGGTGCGCGCGGCGTTCGCCGGGGAAAAGGCCAAAGACGACCCGTTTGCCAAGGTCCGTATCGCCGAGGCGGCCAGCGACATCGACGCCGCGTGGCGCCAACTGATCGGTAATGTGAGCGACGAATACGCGCTGCTGGCTGCCGGCAAGGAGATTCCGTTCGAACTGCGCGCCCGTGCGCGCCGCGACCAGGTGCGCGCCACCGGTCGCTCAATCGCCTCGATCGACCGGCTGTTCGAGGCGTCCGGTGCCACCGCGTTGTCCAATGAGGCTCCGATTCAACGGTTCTGGCGCGACGCGCACGCCGGTCGGGTGCACGCCGCCAACGACCCCGAGCGGGCATACGTGATCTTTGGAAACCACGAGTTCGGGTTGCCGCCCGGCGACACCATGGTCTAG
- the kshB gene encoding 3-ketosteroid-9-alpha-hydroxylase reductase subunit produces MTEAIGDEPLGDHVLELQIAEVVDETDEARSLVFAVPDGSDDPEIPPRRLRYAPGQFLTLRVPSERTGSVARCYSLCSSPYTDDALAVTVKRTADGYASNWLCDHAQVGMRIHVLAPSGNFVPTTLDADFLLLAAGSGITPIMSICKSALAEGGGQVTLLYANRDDRSVIFGDALRELAAKYPDRLTVLHWLESLQGLPSASALAKLVAPYTDRPVFICGPGPFMQAARDALAALKVPAQQVHIEVFKSLESDPFAAVKVDDSGDEAPATAVVELDGQTHTVSWPRTAKLLDVLLAAGLDAPFSCREGHCGACACTLRAGKVNMGVNDVLEQQDLDEGLILACQSRPESDSVEVTYDE; encoded by the coding sequence TTGACCGAGGCAATTGGAGACGAGCCACTCGGCGACCACGTCCTTGAACTGCAGATCGCCGAGGTCGTCGACGAAACCGACGAGGCGCGATCGCTGGTCTTCGCGGTGCCCGACGGATCGGACGACCCGGAGATCCCCCCTCGGCGCCTGCGTTACGCCCCCGGCCAATTCTTGACGCTGCGCGTGCCCAGCGAGCGTACCGGTTCGGTGGCGCGCTGCTACTCGTTGTGCAGTTCGCCCTACACCGACGACGCCTTGGCGGTCACGGTCAAACGAACCGCCGACGGGTACGCCTCCAACTGGTTGTGCGATCACGCGCAGGTGGGCATGCGCATCCACGTGCTGGCCCCGTCGGGCAACTTCGTCCCCACAACCCTCGACGCCGATTTCCTCCTGCTGGCAGCGGGTAGCGGCATCACCCCGATCATGTCGATCTGCAAATCGGCGCTTGCCGAGGGCGGTGGACAGGTGACGCTGCTCTACGCCAACCGCGACGACCGCTCGGTCATCTTCGGAGACGCGCTGCGCGAGTTGGCGGCGAAGTATCCCGACCGGCTCACGGTGCTGCACTGGCTAGAGTCGCTGCAGGGGCTGCCGAGCGCGAGCGCGCTGGCCAAGCTCGTCGCGCCCTACACCGACCGGCCGGTGTTCATCTGTGGGCCCGGCCCGTTCATGCAGGCGGCCCGGGACGCCCTGGCGGCGCTGAAAGTGCCCGCCCAACAGGTGCACATCGAGGTGTTCAAGTCGCTGGAATCGGATCCGTTCGCGGCCGTCAAGGTCGACGACAGCGGTGACGAGGCGCCGGCGACCGCGGTGGTGGAACTCGACGGCCAAACCCACACCGTCTCCTGGCCGCGCACCGCCAAGCTGCTCGACGTGCTGCTGGCCGCGGGCCTGGACGCGCCGTTCTCCTGCCGGGAAGGCCACTGCGGTGCGTGTGCGTGCACCCTGCGCGCCGGCAAAGTGAATATGGGAGTCAACGACGTGCTCGAGCAGCAGGATCTCGATGAGGGACTGATTTTGGCCTGTCAATCTCGCCCGGAATCTGATTCGGTGGAAGTGACCTACGACGAGTAG